In the Populus trichocarpa isolate Nisqually-1 chromosome 1, P.trichocarpa_v4.1, whole genome shotgun sequence genome, ATGTGAGAAAGCCCACCCTGTTCTCGTAACCTTTGGTTTTTAAATACAGGTCCAATAATTTCAtagacctatatatatatatatatatatatatatatatacacaccactatatatatatatatgtttgtatTTTGTGTGTGTCTTGCGCTTGGCCCGACTTTTTTTTccggtaaaaaaatattatattaattcatttactctttagttttgaaatatataataaataatataatgaatttaataatttttttaattattatgtctctaatacaaaaataataatattaataataaattattcatgaaaactcgatttaattttaaatagattttggcCATAATTATCtcacatttataatttctttttaaaattcaatcacaCATATAATATgaacataatattttgatatttttttaacttgctttaaaaatcacaattttttttaacacaaacaatgattttaattaaaaacattgtgtttgctaacataaaaaaaaaactttagtaagaaaattgattttagaCTTGAGATATATATGTTTTGTGCTTATTTAAAATGGCTTGAATTTCTAACAAATCAATATTGTtatgtaattttaataaaaacttatatatttggtatgaaaataataatactaataataaattgctcattaaaatttgattaaaattggttttttaataaaataaaatttgaacatgattttataacatttataatttgttttagctttcaatcaaacataaaatataaacatactattttgatattattctaACTTgctttaacaataaataaatatttttttcatagaaacaatgattttagttaaaaatattatgttcgTTAAGATAAACAAGAGATacgctaataaaaaaattgatttcagacttaaaaaatctatgttttataattatttaaaatgatttatatttttaacaaaaaaaccagtgttctataattagatttttttttttgaaaagatgcATGCACCATAatgttagatattttaatatgtattttaatctcgtctttttaacttaaattttgatttaaatcaacaaatttattattatttattaaaatatataatttttaatttattttatcaaactcacatattaaatttttattttgcaatgagaatttatttaaatggaaagtttttttaaatgaattcattttaaaatttaataacaatgctaaaaaaattcttccctaaataattttttttttttttacgttgaaAAGTTTTTAATACTATTACTCACAACGTAGCGTAGAATGCAAGCTATCAACGAGATAAAGGAAGAaacttttcctctttttttattccacCGAGATCCTAAGAAGACTATTCTTTAGTCATGTTTCCCCTTTTCATACCTCTTAAAGGTTTGCTATGAAAAGAGGAGTGCTGGAATACTTGAAGTCATACACAATTGGATTCCAAGGGTGTGTAGGgttgaaattaattcaaacttGTACTGTATTTTCAATGTTTAGGGGTGTTTTTGAGTGAAtttcaacctgtttttttttgttaaagtttgttttttttttggttgaaattaatttttttaaatgtttttaaattgcaagaataatgtttttttttaaaaaattattttaatatttttttcagcgAATAACACTTTGAAATGTAACCACTGTCATATTACCAAACATCTCTCACGAGGGGTTTTTAGCACTAtggagattttattttattttatttgtatgagtttaaatgatttatttctgattttatctgcaaattatatatgtatgagatgaaatttaaatatattcaatttgCAGCAATGAAATTAACccgtacaaaaaaaaaaaaaaacctaacaaatCAAAGTTAAAATTTTGCAAAATCCCATAGGTCGTGTTTAGAATTTCCACATAACGCGCGAAATCAACTTAGCAACTAATATTCAAAGTTCaaacttaaaacttaaaatgtCAGTATTTTGACCACAAACCATCTATGTTGACTTGATGATTACTCAACCATTGGCCTCATTGATCAACTGACCAGTAAGGGACCTCCAACAGAGATTTTGAAGGTCACTTGGAAGTATTATTTTGGTTGTTCTCTCCAAGCACGAAATTTCCTCCAACAactttcttcaatattttagtGCCGAGTCTCGAATATACGGTAACAAATACTGTTTAAATGCATTTAAGTTTACATAAACTATAGGATATTTTTAGTGTTCTTTGCAATGCAAAATCTGGGAATTGAAAATGTTCTTTTCCCCCCCATCTTTACTATTCCACCACTCCAAAAAGCATGGTCTAAGCACAATGAATCCTTTCATCGGATTATGGCAAGGAATAGTCCCGTTTCTTGAGATGGACGGACAAACTCTTCCAATTAGGCTTGTGATTGAGTACAGATTTGATGtaagtaattttatttggaGCAAACCCTGCTTTGCAAGTACAAATTCAtacaatattcttaaaaaagaaagaaatacaaatgAAGGGCACAAAATCCCAGTGATTTCTCCTATATCAATCTATAAAGGAAACACTGTTGCTTACGGAGACTGCTATTTAGCAATCCATCAATGAAAGTATAGCATAAAAGCTACAACAAGAGGAATTGTAGCAGTAAAATGTGAAAACTACAGTATCGTGTGCTTACATGCTAAGATGTGGTTTGCAATTACCTCCTTGAATCGCCTGACTTGTAAAATTATATGTCATGGTGCAGTTTACTCTCACCACAAGgtatttcttaataatttggAGTATCCTCACCTTGCCACCAATTACTGTATTGCTGCTCATAGTCAATTTCCTTACCGACACTACGTCACTCATCAAGCTTGGAACGCTCAATAATTTCTTAGGAATTAAATCTACCGTGACATTCATATGTAGCGTCCGTCTCGCCTTGGCCTTGCCTGGCGGAGTATTAGCCTCACCAACCATCACGCCACCACAGTAAACAGTTGTTGTACcgtttttgaatttgaatgcgGCTGCATTGGGATTTTTGACGGAGACATCAGCTAGAAGTGTAACGTTCACATCAGTCCGAAGAGTCCCATTAGCAAGCTCTAGCCGCTGCACCGATACCTTGTTCATCTTGATCACAGGATCGTCTACTTGAAAAACTGTAAGGACTAAAACTACAACAGTCGTAGCAAGAATTAATAAAATGGCAGTGATGCAGCCACAGCACTTTATGCAATTTCGTCGGTGAGTTTTCGACAGCGTAGgcatgttttcttcttcaacgCTGCGGATTCGTAATGCTGCCGGGGCTAAGGGCTTGGCCTGCTCTGTCTCTGCCATGGCCGAACTCAAGAAGGGAAtgattgaattttcttttttccttgttgcAATTTGTTAAATCTTTGTCCATATTGTTTGACATGTAACTGTCAGTGAAGCGTTTCGTGAAGCCTTCTATGTTCGGTCCCAACGCGTTTGCAGGGGATGTACGTCTTGACTCTTGACTTTGAACTATTAtcaatgaattttaataaaGGCTAATAAGCACTATAATAAAATCCATAGAACCTTCAGTATGttaatgatgattttaataCAAGCTAAGAAGCATTATAAAATAATCCGAAAAATTATTGGGTTGTATAGCTAGATGTAAGGATTCTCTCGCAAGGTAAGTGTAAATTCAAGTTGTGTTTGAGAGAGGCCATGATAGGCCTctcatctaaaataaataaaaaaataaaacatggttattttatttttaaaaaacgaaGTTAGTATGggaattatgtttttgaaaaaatcatgggTAAATTTCTACTTATCCCttgaagtttatatattttctcattttcatctAAAACCTTTGATTTGTTTCAATATTCACTCCTTATAGTTTTCATTTTAGTTCCAATCAACCTCCAcatatttcatttttgttttaatttctccCCTCCATCCATTTCCATCGGGTGTATCAATTTTAATTCCATCCTTGAAGTTTATAAAATATCTCAATATCAtctaaaaagtaaagaaaaaattaacgaaataaaaatggaaaattgaaagaagaatttttaatttattaaaacaatatgataTATAAAACTTGAGAAAGAGGGTTAgtttctcaataaattaacaaattctACCAGCTTCAATTCTCATTTAGCAACATCATCTTTTCCTTTATcaataatatagttaaaaaaaaatattcaattttttttttcaaattcttgttcgcgtttttattgaaaagttggattaaaagtttttattaagaatatattttctattttatttatttgtagcatgaatttttttttgtattgtcaAAGAATTGCTGGATattgttgggaaaaaaaattctttaatggttttttcaatttcatattcttTCCTTCTTACCTTTTAGATTATATTAAGATATTATATAgacttaaaagatgaaattgagatttttacAGGGAgtgaaacaaaaatgaaagataaGTATTGGGTAAATTTGGGAAACTACATAAACCTCAAGGggataaattaaatttaccCACAAATCATTTAGCTTGAGATGAAACTTTTCGTAGAAAtcgaatttgttttctttctttttttaaaaaagaatctacatgataaaattattattcctCGAAGGTAAAAGTTCGAAGGCTTAACCAACTGCGCGTTGGACCAAATTAACTTTTCATTTAAGCCTAGTCTATTACACAGAAAAGCTTGCATTTGTAGCCCAGTTGGCTAGATATTGGGTTGAGAAAGTTGCCAGCCTAGGCCTTGGGATTTGATTATCATTGTTCGTCTTACATTCTTGTAAGCTTAGTACAACTTACAAGCCCAGGCAAAGGAATCGGACATTTTGGTTTTATTCTGTCTTATAAACAAAGCCCATTTCTGTGCCCTGAAAGTTTTTCCTAACCAATTCtctattattataattgaaatatagcgtttgatttatatttaattgacaaATAAGTCAAAATTACATGattaacaaagataaaatttaaataatttattttttatattaccctCATTATCTTCATCATTCAATTCTTAATTTTCAAGAAGATTTCAGATATACAATTTAATGCCAGAGGGTTACAAGTAGCTAGCGGGATTTGAACGGTCAACGCATGTGCATGGAAGATACAATCGTTGCTCTTTGACGCTGCATCATTTGGAGAATATTTCTCTGGCAAGTTGTCTTTTGGTCTATATATTAGATAATTTCCATGGAACTCTTTATGGAAGCGTGGCAAAACTCATCAAGCTGGGCGGGACATGCATGAAATATATAGGACTGAGAGCAACTACgaaagaaatagagaaaaactCTTTCATACAGTAGGCCGAGGAGGGATCGTTCGGCTGTAAGCATCATCAGTAATGTCTATCCTTCCCGAACAAGCCCCTATTGGTCTCATATAATTATTGAAGGCTCAGAAACGCTTCTCAAAATTAATGTTTCTTTCACATTTATAACCAATGGACATCTTTTTGAGTTAAGCAAGTTACCTTTGCCCAGCTCAAGGAGTCTTTCTCCATCATAGAGCTGCCAATGTGGCCCATGAAGTAACGGATgcattgagatattttttttggaaacacgtTGTAGGACTGGGACATGCATGCCCATGAAACAATCTAGCTCACCTTGAAGTTCTATATATGTTAAGAAGCTTTCATACTACGagttaaaaagtaattttttttaggcaTCAAAAGACGTAAAATTGAGATATATGTTAATCATTCGGGGCTGCAAAATTCGCTCAAATATTGGGATTTGAATGAATGAAATATGACGAAAAGGGAAATTGAGTACTTGGTCGAGCAGTTCTAGTTCTTTTTAAAAGCAACGAAAAGAATAAATCAAgtgaaatcacaaaaaaaaaaaaaaaaaaaaaaaacagaattgatTTACTagaaatacacacacacatatatattccCAAAACCTTTTATagacaacaaaataattatacaaCTCCCTCACAGTTGTACATTTAGCTAGCTGCACTCCAAATCTTGGATTGAGCGGCTACTCAAATTAAGATTCATTCCACAACTCATTACTGCAGTCCTGTTCTtcacaattccaaacaaacGGACGTCTCCTTTTAACGTGGCATAGCTGTTCATCTTCAACATCCCAGAATTAATATCACTACTTAGGTTCTTAGCTTCGGACAGACTGCCTGGTGACCCGATTTTCACAACAATATTCATCCTCCTTGTTTTTCTAGCTCCGACCCGCCCGCTCCTCAATTTTGCTTCACCAACTACCATGCCCTTGTACAGAGCACTAGAACtagtattttcaaatttgaagCGAACAAAATTTGAGTTCTTGACACTCACCTCGGCTGCTAGTGTCATGTTGAATGAAGGGATTGGATTGTTACCGTAACTTAGATGTTCGACGGCAACCGAGCTTAATTTAACACGCGGAGTTCTTGGCTTCACAATTATTGCAAAAACTAGGATGATTGCACTCAGGATGACAATCAAAgcaagagaattaaaaaaaaacatttgccaCTTCTTTTTTGCCGTAACGCTTTGTGTTGTATCGTGGCATACTCTTCCTCGCTTCTCTGGTAAGAATTAGCTGGTGCTAATGGAACTATCTGATTGCCGTCGGACATTTTGCTCGAGCTTGTAGTTGTAGAGGGTTAGTTTCTCTTCAAGATTTTAAGAAACTGCGTCTCTAGTTTTATGCGCGATAGTAATCTAAATGTGGCATTATTGTTGAATCACTTTTTATATAGTAGTAGTACTAGCATTGAAGAGAGGAGGCATCAGCCagtctgccatgttgaattttcaGTAACCTTTAGTGGACCCGTTCGATGACGTGGTGGCGCCGCTATATTTTAACTTGGGAATAATTAGGCCCGTGACGAGGCCTcacgattttttctttttaatcattgaaatataattttgttaagaaatttagggttattttattttatttattaaaagtagaataatgtttttttttaatttaatatatatataatctcttcatatttatgttaaatttatttttttatattattattatcacatcATGTAGTATCAATGAAACcttaatttcttcctctcttatttttttatttctttttattttttaaattgcttaACATGATATCATAGTATAATTTCATGGAATGATGCTTAATctcaaacacaatttttttgtgGAGTGATTGTGTaactttaaaaagatatttgcttagtttctgcaatttagtattttgttttcctttcttttgcattttggttttctttatttgttgattgtggctattaaaatagattattcACTTTAGTCcatgagtgtgaggttggatgaaaagaattattcgtattggagttatgtgatgaaaaaaaaattaagggtaaAAAGATATAGGGATATGTTAGTAGAATTTCTATAATACCCAGGAATATCGATGAGGGTTATGCTGCTTTGATAGATGTCTGGGAAGCAAACAACGCAAAGATTATTACTTAGATTAACAATTATGTTGAGCATTCTATAGGTACACAGTTGGCGAAGTATAAGTTAACAAAGGAGGTATGAGATCATTTGTAAAGATTATTCATGCAATTAAATTTTGCAAAGCAGTATCGATTAGAAAATGACATACGAGCTATTCACCAGAAAAATATGAGTATATAGGAGTTTTATTCTGccatgacagatctttgggattaattggctcttacagaattgataaaattaaaggcATATGGTGTTTATATTGCTCGTAGAGAGCAACAatgattgatacagtttttaaCGACACTTTACAATGATTTTGAAAGACTTAGACGTTAAATTTTGCATCGTTCTCCACTGCCTTCTGTTGACTCAGTTGTtagtgagttattggctgaagaaatacatcttcaatcttattttgaaaaagaaattctttCTACTTCTAATCCTTTTATGctagcagtaccttctaagTCATTCTCTAATAATCAGAACAAGTCTTACACAAGAGTTGCGTTCGACGAGTGCaatttttataagcaaaaaggTTATTGGAATGCTCAGTGTTCCAAGTTGAGACAATaaaatcaagcttggaagcCTGACATTCAATCGcaatctaatgctcatagaCTACCTCAGAGCTACAAACCATTACATCACAATATTGCAACTATAGTAGCGTGAAAGAGAGGATGCATCAACcattctgccatgttgaattttcaGTAACCTTTAGCAGACCAgtttccaataaataaaatgttgaaagataaaattgaattatattaatttaaaaaaaaaactaaaaaaataaaagcaactcGCGTTAAGTTTAGAAATTGATGACTTTGATAATGAAGCCAGAACTAACCTTACAGAATTCAAAccgtaaaaaataacaaaggaaaactaaaaaaaaatgatcaaaaaataggaaaacatcacttaaaaaagaaaagaaaaactaagaaaactCGGGCAAACTTTCTAAATTTAGGCAAATGTCTCAAACTCATAACCTCTTAAATCCTAGACCAAGCCTAAATCAAGAAGTTCAAtttccaactaatttaatattgattagtCAAAGTAAATctaacaaagaacaacaaataaaaatatctaagaaaACCTAGGTTATTTTGAAAATCAGTGAAAAAccttagagaaagaaaataaataaaaataaatttaaaaatttatctcaaataaaataaatagcaataaaaaaatacgagCTAAATtcgaaagataaaaataaataaataaaggaggatgaaatagaaaaaaaattcttataaattgttttaaaaaatcatatcaagttTTGAAGGAAggaatcaggaaaaaaaatatcaatttaaagaattagcaaaaaaaaacccaataaaaaacagcaaataaaaagacttgtgATAAATGGGAATTTTCAAGGCCAACaagaaatttcataaaaaataagttaaaaaaataaaactcaatctccaattgaataaatattgaaggataacaCAAAaggataattatattaaaaaaggaaaataaaaaaatatgaagtaaaTTTGGACGAACCTCCTAAACCAAGTCAAATATTTATAACTCACAACCCGTGAAACCCTAAACTTgggttcaatcaagaagctttATTACCaaccaatttaaaaacttgttaaagtaaaaaaaacatagcaatcaaaagaatgatgatcaaatttgataggaagaCAACAAACAAAGGATGAggaaattataaaacaaaaatcaatttaaaaaggctctcaaacaaaataaataacaattaaaagaacattgactaaatttaaaagataaaaaatttaaggggggatgaaaataaattattcaagataaaagaaactataataaaaagaatagagatcaaatctaaagaattaaaaaattaaagggttgttctggaatttttaaatgtttgacGTGAAAATCTAGGaggagagaggaagaaaagaagGGGGTGGTTATCGGTGTTGAACTGGTGAAAATCTTGGAACACACGTCGCTCCATTGTGGAGGGGGTACCGTGATGATTTTAACTCCACTGATAAAGACTGTTTTTGGTGGCTGAACAACACATCACTCGTTACCCGAAAAGCGTGGGAGTCGCCTACTTGATATTACAAAAATGgtatttcatgttatttttaatatttaacatttattaaaatattaaaacatcacCTAATGAACTTGATATaaccccaaaaaaaatcatgctttaAAGATGAAAGAGCTCTTGCAATAAATTATCTacactaatttaaaaaagttgaaaagacCGAAACACCCTTAattgaaagataatttaaaattttattgtaaggttaaatagtaattttacttagaagtaaaaaaataattaatttaatctcatataatttgtaaaaaacaatcatatctTAGTAAAAATACCACTTTATCCTTGATGTCTAATTCAAAGATTTTATGACCAATTTTATCATTACACTAGGATTTTGTTCTTAAGGCCACCCCTTAATAGAGTATCTTTCCTTTATCTTTAACGTAaacaaatacttttattttattattcgaAGCCCTATTAGAGGCCGCTGCTACATATTACTTGAGAGCAGGGCCCAGTATTTGAAGATGGATGGTACAAAAAGTTAaacttaaaactaaaacaacctGGGCTTGATTTAAGCCCAACCCAACCCACAATACATGCAAAATGCCGAGACCAGTAGTAAGAAATTTGCACACACTGATGGGCCAACTTCCCTCTTCATATTCACCTTCGGTACTCCAAAAACAAAAGCccaataacaatattttaaaaaaataaataaaaataaacctgGGAAGTCGTTGAGAAAACATTGTTCTCCTAGATAGGAacattctttttacttttttgaccAAGGACAATTATGTACTTTCATCTAATTTATGAATggcaaaataatttaaatacccctaaaaataaaatctgtaaGGCTGGTGTAGAGggactttttcatatttttacatttagaagctttgaaataaaaaaattctttaactaCCATGCAagttttttaatccttttcattttaaaacctggaaggaaaatatttttgcattttttacgTTAGAAAAAATGGCAAGTAAATCAAAGAACTAAAGCGATTAGTGAAATACTTCATTCGAATACTATAAAAGGGTTACAATTACAACCTCTACAAACTCTATTCCTAACAGAAGGGACCCACCCCTTTTACCTTCCAGTGGTAGCCCTAATGTTTAACACAGTACTAGTAGCCTTCCTCTCTTGAACATCTACATATAATTTGCATATTATAGAaacaaggaacaaaaaaaaaactatgaatatCATGTACATATAATTTGCATATTATAATCAAGTGATCAAAAGCAATTTCACAAGGTTGACTCCTCCCAGCGGCATTGACAGTCCAGAAGGATTCTCTGAACACACTTCAAGAGGGGAAAGTGCAATGCTCCCACCTTCCTTCCGAGTCCACAAACTTGACTCAAGACTCTCCCTTTCAAAACTGTCCTCTTCTGTCCACCTTTGAATGTCTAACAATCATGCATTGGCAAACTTGTCACTATCAAATTATGTCAACCTCTCCATTGCAGCTGTAACCCATTCTTCATCTCAGCAATACCACTTTTACTTCCTCTATCTACATGTCAACTCTGAACTGGCTGAGGTTTATCACTGAAAGCTCTAGCCATTTCACCAGCCAGAATAACTTTTCTGGCTGTGCTTGGTGTGCTAGTAAATAACCACATATTCATCTATAGCCTTTTTTCCACCCCTTTTTCCTTCTCTGCCCAAGACTGTGCAATGCTTCATTGGcttattataaattttcttattttgtagTTGGGAAGGGTGTTGGAGAAGAGTTTTGTGGAAAAAAGgtgtaaataatatatatataccaccCCTTGTTCACTTAGAAATGCTCCTTGTGGAACTCGAACTTTGTGGAACCTTTTTGATTGAAATCATAGCAGAGCTTGCCTAGTTCTTTAGCCAAGACAGGTGCTCCGCAGTAAAACACACCTGCTCCAAAACCATAGTGATGTGATTAGAACAGGAGGATAGGTTTTCTCTGCTAAAAAATCTGTTAGCTAGAAGGTATAATCACCTATCCTTGCATTACAGTGCTTGGAACATAATTTAGAAAGAACCTTCTTCCAATTAGGCCTTGCAAAATGCGTTCGCACCTAATGATAAAACGAGGAATTGTTAGTAGACCTGCATGGTCAAATATTTCAGTCCACTATTGTCACTTGTCTGCACAGAGTGTAATTTATGTGTAATTGAAGGTGTCAGAAAATTTGGAAAAGCCCAACTGATATAACATGCGAGCCGCAACATGAACATGCAATGAgcctaaacaaaataattagtaTTACCCTGGTCCCGGAGACAATGTCCACACCGTTTTTCGCATGGTTTAAGGCTTGGACCATGGTAATGAGGGTTGATCGAGCATCGCCTTCCTCATACACACTGGTCAAGTAATTATGCATCTCAATCACACCCTGGAATAGTCCAACGACAAAGTCAACAATCAAGGAAACCAAGCAAAAcgggaattttttttgtaatttacatAATTTCAAGCTAAGGTGACATTAATTACCCTTTGATCAAGCTCTGCAACTTCATTCATGACTCCTTTGAACCAATCAAAAGAACTTTGCTCCCTTGTTACCCAATAGAAATAAGCGTTGGTGGTCCTTACAGCCTTCTTACGTTTTGGTGAAACTTTGTTAGAGGTTGATGTATCATTGCTTCCAATGCTCAGGTCTGATGTCCTACTGATATCCAAGACCGAATCCTGAGAATGAGAATCAGACTTGTGACTGTGCATTTAGAAGATTATCATGGATTAAGTCTGGAAATTTTCTATAGTTCGCAATACAGAATCTATGGTATTAAAGGAACGATCATGTGTATAAATTGCAGATTGGAAAAGTGAAAGTCAGGTTTCTAGTCACTTACTGCCTGCTCCTCCATTTTGACAATGTTATTAAGAAGATCTTTGAGAATGCTGATGAAAGGTGTTGCTCCAATTCCCAGACCAACAAGTAACAACACATCATATTTACGGTAATCTTGTGCCGGTGCACCATAAGGCGCATCTATCAAGAGCTTTGGCAAGCTGTCATTAGAGAGGAAAGTTACATAAACAATATAATCACAAAATGCTatccaaaggaaaaaaaaaaagggaatgggaaaagaaaagggaaacataGACATATTCTgtaccttttttttgttgtttcatcAGCCCTGAGAAGTCCACTCTTACCGGCTACAGGACGTTCACAGGCTTCAGAGAACACTCTTCTTAGTTCTTGAGTCCAGTCACCTAGCTGCCGAATGTGAACACTGAGGTAGTCATCACCAGGTGCGGAGGTAATTGAAAATGGATGCCTGGGTGGAAAAATAAAGCATGCTGATTGTAAGTTCCGGAGAAAATCAGGTATCAGAGCAAAGAAACCAACTGAAACCGTTGGCATCAATCGATCATCaattacaaaagaaagaaatcaaatactgattcctatcaaatttatttttcactagcTTTCatcagaaaatgaaaaaaaaatcatacaaaataaTGACCATATCCCATAAAGAGAATAAGCACAAAATGAGCAAGT is a window encoding:
- the LOC7472739 gene encoding late embryogenesis abundant protein At1g64065; its protein translation is MAETEQAKPLAPAALRIRSVEEENMPTLSKTHRRNCIKCCGCITAILLILATTVVVLVLTVFQVDDPVIKMNKVSVQRLELANGTLRTDVNVTLLADVSVKNPNAAAFKFKNGTTTVYCGGVMVGEANTPPGKAKARRTLHMNVTVDLIPKKLLSVPSLMSDVVSVRKLTMSSNTVIGGKVRILQIIKKYLVVRVNCTMTYNFTSQAIQGGNCKPHLSM